The following are encoded in a window of Streptococcus pasteurianus genomic DNA:
- a CDS encoding GntR family transcriptional regulator has product MVPAYIRIHDAIKKEIDEGVWEIGQRLPSERDLADDYEVSRMTLRQAITLLVEEGILERRVGSGTYVASHRVQEKMRGTTSFTEIVRSQGKTPSSQLISYQRKTANETEIQQLQLKATDTVVRMERVRFADNIPLVFEVASIPEKLIQSFNQEDITEHFFQTLTDNGYEIGKSQQTIYAKNASERVANYLKVPKNHAVLALTQVSYFTDGRPFEYVHSQYVGDRFEFYLENN; this is encoded by the coding sequence CCAGCGTATATTAGAATTCATGATGCGATTAAGAAAGAGATTGATGAGGGCGTTTGGGAAATTGGTCAGCGTTTGCCGAGTGAGCGTGATTTGGCGGATGATTACGAGGTGAGTCGGATGACACTTCGTCAGGCGATTACGCTTTTGGTCGAAGAGGGCATTTTGGAGCGCCGTGTGGGTAGCGGGACTTATGTGGCTAGCCACCGTGTGCAAGAAAAAATGCGTGGGACAACCAGTTTCACCGAAATTGTGCGTTCGCAGGGTAAAACGCCGTCGTCACAATTGATTTCTTATCAGCGAAAAACTGCTAATGAAACGGAAATCCAGCAGTTACAACTAAAAGCGACAGATACCGTGGTGCGTATGGAGCGCGTGCGTTTTGCGGATAACATTCCTTTGGTTTTTGAAGTGGCATCAATTCCAGAAAAGCTCATTCAGTCTTTCAATCAAGAGGACATCACAGAGCATTTCTTCCAAACATTAACGGATAATGGTTATGAAATTGGCAAGAGTCAGCAAACGATTTATGCTAAAAATGCAAGTGAGCGCGTGGCGAATTATCTCAAAGTGCCTAAAAATCATGCGGTGCTGGCATTGACACAGGTATCCTATTTCACAGACGGACGACCATTTGAATACGTTCACAGCCAATACGTCGGCGACCGTTTTGAATTTTATTTGGAGAATAATTAA